One Phaseolus vulgaris cultivar G19833 chromosome 11, P. vulgaris v2.0, whole genome shotgun sequence genomic window carries:
- the LOC137837235 gene encoding uncharacterized protein: MAEDLPLLVSRAVKDSLKKLQEENSALKESNLMIRVEAEKLTCNLLMTELEHSRLEDAMDAKLRSTRKEASDLRQKLHLQLQEKIDLESKLVPYRLKVADLEAAKKAEASRMENLEKRSTDREILLGKVEKERDNALAELVEAHEEAKKTAAKLAQARDEGKKAAEELARAREETEELKKQTHELEQSTAQVLTAGFDAALEQVACQYLELDLSMVSISNEVVDGKIVPSED, encoded by the coding sequence ATGGCGGAAGATCTTCCCCTGCTTGTATCAAGAGCTGTGAAGGACTCCCTCAAGAAGCTTCAAGAGGAGAACTCCGCGCTCAAGGAGTCAAACCTGATGATAAGGGTTGAGGCTGAAAAGCTCACGTGCAACCTGTTGATGACTGAGCTGGAGCACTCGAGGCTGGAGGATGCAATGGACGCGAAGCTAAGAAGCACGCGCAAGGaagcctccgatctgcgccaaaaactgcacctccaactCCAAGAGAAGATCGACTTGGAGAGCAAGTTGGTCCCATATAGGCTCAAGGTGGCAGATTTGGAGGCTGCAAAAAAGGCGGAAGCGTCCAGGATGGAGAACCTCGAGAAGAGATCGACAGATCGGGAGATTCTCCTTGGGAAGGTCGAGAAAGAAAGGGACAATGCTCTCGCCGAGCTCGTCGAAGCTCACGAGGAGGCCAAAAAGACCGCTGCAAAGCTGGCCCAAGCTCGGGACGAAGGCAAAAAAGCTGCTGAAGAACTCGCTCGAGCTCGTGAGGAAACGGAAGAGCTGAAGAAGCAAACACACGAGCTCGAGCAGAGCACTGCCCAAGTCCTCACCGCCGGTTTTGACGCCGCTCTGGAGCAAGTAGCATGTCAATACCttgagctcgacctctccatggtgtcgatcagcaatgaggtggtggatgggaagattgtaCCCTCTGAAGACTAG
- the LOC137837225 gene encoding uncharacterized protein → MAMDWFISLPSGHITSFQQLSQLFREQYLANRAPPPVSYDLFDVKQYQGESLKEYINRFRSQVVKVGTSEEPMIVYAFRKGVCPGPFCESIIRNRPRTFAEIRRRAVEHITSEGEVFEKRTSVVPSRPRAHTLVQPVRVNETTTGRKKSEGRRPYEARKPQPRGPAGGNRLVRERARPARYNFVVELKDLIAVPNIAERLRRPAKTDKVLGPWKDSWCEFHEAFGHHIDNCLSLGYQLDELTGVEQAERSSLHAPYEDEAAGPQRQSDSYQVGSGGGAEVL, encoded by the exons atggccatggattggtttatcagccttcctagcggccatatcacctcttttCAGCAGCTGTCCCAGTTGTTCAGAGAGCAATACCTGGCGAAcagggccccgccgccggtctcctacgatctgtttgatgtgaagcaataccaaggggagagtttgaaggagtatatcaaccgCTTCAGGTCCCAAGTGGTGAAAGTGGGCACGTCggaggagcccatgattgtgtatgcCTTCAGGAAAGGCGTGTGTCCCGGCCCTTTTTGTGAATCCATTATTCGCAATCGCCCaaggacttttgctgaaatTCGGCGTCGGGCAGTGGAACATATCACCTCCGAAGGAGAGGTGTTCGAGAAGCgaaccagcgtcgtaccctcacgcccgagggcaCACACGCTGGTTCAGCCCGTTAGAGTCAACGAGAcaacgacgggaaggaagaagtcagaggggagacgcccctatgaaGCCAGAAAACCCCaaccccggggtccagcaggagggaATCGCCTAGTCAGAGAGAGGGCAAGGCCAGCGAGATACAACTTTGTAGTGGAGTTGAAGGACTTGATCGCCGTACCCAATATAGctgagaggttgaggcgaccggcaaaaactgacaaggtgttagggccatggaaagactcttggtgcgagttccacgaggcttttggtcatcacattgacaactgcctctcgttgggttaccagcttgACGAGCTG accggcgttgaacaggctgaacgcagtagcctccacgcgccatatgaagatgaagctgccggacctcagcgGCAAAGTGATAgttatcaagtcggatcaggaggaggcgcggaagtgttatga